From a region of the Thermosipho melanesiensis BI429 genome:
- a CDS encoding prepilin peptidase → MWYVLNFILGAIFGSFLNVILFRSVEGLKINDPPRSFCLNCKVSIKWYDNIPILSYILLGGKCRNCKTKIPIRYFLVELLIAFSFTFHSLLFAKFECILLNIFIFSTVVVAYVDFKIMMIPDFSWWLLWIVSVLDLFRDTRFWYLRFVSLFIVLSIFLILKKIYVEGLGEGDIYLITPIAFILNLPLSIYHLLLSSILALIFSLVNKKKIVPFGPFISISGYVLYVFMLKYF, encoded by the coding sequence GTGTGGTATGTCTTAAATTTTATTTTAGGTGCTATATTTGGTAGTTTTTTGAATGTAATATTGTTTAGAAGCGTGGAGGGATTAAAAATTAATGATCCTCCACGTTCTTTTTGTCTCAATTGTAAAGTTAGTATCAAATGGTATGATAATATACCAATTTTAAGTTATATACTGCTTGGCGGGAAATGTAGAAATTGTAAAACAAAAATACCTATTAGATATTTTTTAGTTGAATTATTAATTGCTTTTTCTTTTACGTTTCATAGTTTGTTATTTGCAAAATTTGAATGTATACTTTTGAATATATTTATATTTTCAACTGTTGTTGTAGCATATGTTGATTTTAAAATTATGATGATACCGGATTTTTCGTGGTGGCTTCTTTGGATAGTAAGTGTGTTAGATTTATTTAGAGATACGCGTTTTTGGTATTTGAGATTTGTTTCGTTGTTTATTGTACTGAGTATTTTTTTAATTTTAAAAAAGATATATGTAGAAGGTTTAGGTGAAGGTGATATATACTTAATTACTCCCATTGCTTTTATACTAAATTTACCACTTTCAATCTATCATCTTTTACTTTCTTCGATATTAGCTTTGATTTTTTCTTTGGTTAATAAAAAGAAAATAGTTCCATTTGGGCCATTTATATCTATTTCGGGATATGTATTGTATGTTTTTATGTTAAAATATTTTTGA
- a CDS encoding lytic transglycosylase domain-containing protein, whose product MFNLRCCFLVLSFFIMVSLYFLFNWFPFKYAEYINSDLFDRLLILSIINVESSFSEDAISPLGAYGLMQIMPETSKWLNEKFKTNYNVYNPIDNLNLGIMYLEYLYKRSGSLEKALVDYNTGPYSKEEIRKDAGGRYLSKVKKVYRIYRFLYRGD is encoded by the coding sequence GTGTTTAATTTGAGGTGTTGTTTTTTGGTATTATCATTCTTTATAATGGTATCTTTATATTTTTTGTTCAATTGGTTCCCATTTAAGTATGCAGAATACATAAATAGTGATTTATTTGATAGGTTGCTTATTTTGAGTATAATAAATGTTGAAAGTAGTTTTAGTGAAGATGCAATTTCTCCACTTGGTGCTTATGGTCTAATGCAGATTATGCCTGAAACTTCTAAATGGCTAAATGAGAAATTTAAAACAAATTACAATGTTTATAATCCAATTGATAATTTAAATCTTGGAATTATGTATCTTGAATATCTATACAAACGTTCTGGAAGTTTAGAGAAGGCGTTAGTTGATTATAATACTGGGCCATATTCAAAAGAAGAGATAAGAAAAGATGCAGGCGGAAGATATTTGAGTAAAGTAAAAAAAGTTTACAGAATTTATAGGTTTTTGTATAGAGGTGATTAA
- a CDS encoding bifunctional ADP-dependent NAD(P)H-hydrate dehydratase/NAD(P)H-hydrate epimerase, which translates to MRVVSSNEMKMLERKTIEDFGISNLVLMERAGVSTVEVLWRELGNLSQYSFLVFCGPGNNGGDGLVIARELLNFTEAVKVVLISDLTTNESRKNLEIYKSFGGEIIKISKENILDVPKLLENSNVVIDAIFGTGLSRDVKGIYAEVIDYINLYSKFTVSVDIPSGVSADTANVLGTAIRSDLTVTFEYPKVGHFLFPGRALTGKLKVVKIGMPKILSTIYPCDKLLLTNEHFTVPNRLKESNKSSYGKVIIIGGSKEFIGAPLLSALGAIRAGTGRVYMAGPRDIVKSAVNYEPGIIPIAIENEYFSENDVNIVNNYIDSDTVVVIGPGLGRKNGVGLFVKKIVGSVNVPIIIDADAIYHISNLKDKIKDKDNLVITPHPGEFAKFLGMNISEVKYNYKLVKETSKAYNSIIALKDVTTIISNGESLFFNVTGNSSLSKGGSGDILSGLIAGFIAQNGDVLNGVLLGVYVFGLAAEMYEYEGHNLISEILDYIPKAISEVM; encoded by the coding sequence ATGAGAGTAGTTTCATCAAATGAAATGAAAATGCTTGAAAGAAAAACAATTGAAGATTTTGGTATTAGTAATTTGGTTTTAATGGAAAGAGCAGGGGTTTCAACAGTTGAAGTTTTGTGGAGAGAGTTAGGTAATCTTTCGCAATATAGTTTTTTGGTATTTTGTGGGCCTGGTAATAATGGAGGAGATGGACTTGTAATTGCTCGTGAACTTTTAAATTTTACAGAAGCAGTTAAAGTAGTTTTAATATCTGATTTAACCACAAATGAATCAAGAAAAAATTTGGAAATTTATAAGTCATTTGGTGGAGAAATAATAAAGATTTCAAAAGAAAATATTTTAGATGTTCCAAAATTATTGGAAAACAGTAATGTTGTTATTGATGCTATTTTTGGGACTGGATTGTCAAGAGATGTAAAAGGAATTTATGCAGAAGTAATAGATTATATAAACTTATATTCAAAGTTTACTGTTTCTGTAGATATCCCAAGTGGTGTTTCGGCTGATACAGCAAATGTCTTAGGAACTGCAATTCGTTCTGATTTAACTGTAACATTTGAGTATCCAAAAGTTGGGCATTTTTTATTTCCAGGTAGGGCATTAACTGGGAAACTAAAAGTAGTAAAAATTGGTATGCCGAAAATTTTAAGTACTATATATCCATGTGATAAATTGCTTTTAACGAATGAACATTTTACTGTGCCAAATCGACTAAAGGAAAGTAATAAATCGTCATATGGTAAAGTCATAATAATTGGTGGCTCAAAAGAGTTTATTGGTGCTCCATTGTTGTCTGCTTTAGGAGCTATTAGGGCTGGTACTGGTAGAGTTTATATGGCAGGTCCAAGAGACATTGTAAAAAGCGCGGTAAATTATGAACCAGGAATAATTCCAATAGCAATAGAAAATGAATATTTTTCCGAAAACGATGTAAATATAGTTAATAATTACATAGATTCAGATACAGTAGTAGTTATTGGACCAGGATTAGGTAGGAAAAATGGGGTAGGATTATTTGTGAAAAAAATTGTTGGAAGCGTAAATGTTCCGATTATTATTGATGCAGATGCAATATATCATATTTCAAATTTAAAAGACAAAATAAAAGATAAAGATAATCTTGTTATAACACCACATCCAGGAGAATTTGCAAAGTTTCTTGGTATGAATATCTCTGAAGTTAAATATAATTACAAATTGGTCAAAGAAACTTCAAAAGCTTATAACTCTATAATAGCTTTAAAAGATGTAACTACGATTATATCCAATGGAGAAAGTTTATTTTTCAACGTTACAGGGAATTCCTCACTTTCAAAGGGAGGTAGTGGAGATATATTAAGTGGATTGATAGCGGGATTTATTGCTCAAAATGGTGATGTGCTTAACGGTGTTCTTTTGGGAGTATACGTATTTGGTCTTGCGGCTGAGATGTATGAGTATGAGGGACACAATTTGATTTCAGAAATTTTAGATTATATACCTAAGGCAATTTCGGAGGTGATGTGA
- a CDS encoding NAD(P)H-dependent glycerol-3-phosphate dehydrogenase, whose product MKFGVIGAGSWGCAFANLLVENSHDVLVWARRKEIVHEINSLKKISYLNGILPLFKATNNIQEVVDFSDYLIIAIPVQFIRENLAKISGWKNVKGIINLSKGLEIKTLKRVSEIVRDFVDLPYTVLSGPSHAEEVAEKIPTAVTIAGGNTSELQKFFSNDYFRVYTSIDVAGVEISGALKNVMAIAAGILDGFGGWDNAKAALMTRALFEMIKFGKIFDADERTFFGLSGVGDLMVTCNSRHSRNRLLGEFIAKGKTLSEIVKSSKMVAEGMYTVKAVVNIASQQSIDMPISKEVYKILYENKDPKISMLDLMRRPLKEEWYI is encoded by the coding sequence GTGAAATTTGGAGTTATAGGTGCGGGAAGTTGGGGGTGTGCATTTGCAAATTTATTAGTGGAAAATTCTCATGATGTGTTAGTTTGGGCCCGAAGGAAAGAAATTGTTCATGAAATAAATAGTTTGAAAAAAATAAGTTATTTAAATGGTATTTTACCTTTGTTTAAGGCAACAAACAATATACAAGAAGTTGTAGATTTTTCTGATTATCTTATTATAGCAATTCCTGTTCAGTTTATAAGAGAAAATTTGGCAAAAATTTCTGGTTGGAAAAATGTTAAAGGTATAATAAATCTTTCTAAAGGATTGGAGATAAAGACTTTAAAGAGGGTTTCGGAAATAGTAAGAGATTTTGTTGATTTACCATATACTGTACTTTCGGGGCCTTCACATGCAGAGGAGGTGGCTGAAAAAATTCCAACTGCTGTAACAATTGCCGGAGGTAATACGAGTGAACTTCAGAAATTTTTTAGTAATGATTATTTTAGGGTTTATACTTCAATCGATGTTGCGGGTGTTGAAATTTCTGGAGCGCTAAAAAATGTTATGGCTATTGCCGCAGGTATTTTGGATGGGTTTGGTGGATGGGATAATGCAAAAGCTGCTTTAATGACAAGAGCACTATTTGAGATGATTAAATTTGGTAAAATTTTTGATGCGGATGAGAGAACGTTTTTTGGCTTGTCTGGTGTTGGAGATTTAATGGTTACATGTAATAGTAGACATAGTAGAAATAGATTGTTAGGAGAATTTATAGCCAAAGGAAAGACTTTGAGTGAAATTGTGAAGAGTTCAAAAATGGTAGCAGAAGGTATGTACACTGTTAAAGCAGTTGTTAATATTGCTTCACAACAAAGTATTGATATGCCAATTTCAAAGGAGGTTTATAAAATTTTGTACGAAAATAAAGATCCTAAGATTTCAATGTTGGATTTAATGAGGAGGCCTTTAAAGGAAGAATGGTACATTTAG
- a CDS encoding M42 family metallopeptidase, giving the protein MAYVQEAVNKIIELCKIASPTGYTDKIMEYLVSEVKKLGFKYEITNTKSFIVDLGHGDSNAILFMAHIDTLGAMVKSIKENGRLKLTKIGGYPFSHIENENCIVFTRDGKEYTGTIYNVHPSVHVYKDTGTIERNEDNIEVVLDQKVKSKEDVKELGIMPGDFIAFDPRTILTKTGFLKSRFLDDKAGAGILLTLAKIVRDFVIEPKRKIYIMFTSYEEVGHGAAAGIPEDVSEIIAVDMGAVGGDLESDVYSVSICAKDSSGPYDYDIVTKLIKAAKLADVNFTVDIYPYYSSDASVAMYAGYNVKHGLIGPGVYASHGYERTHVDAIEATLKLLQKYLELE; this is encoded by the coding sequence ATGGCATATGTACAAGAGGCAGTAAATAAAATAATTGAATTGTGTAAAATAGCAAGTCCTACAGGTTATACAGATAAAATTATGGAATACTTGGTTAGTGAAGTGAAAAAGTTGGGATTTAAATATGAGATTACAAACACAAAAAGTTTTATTGTAGATTTAGGACATGGTGATAGTAATGCAATTTTATTTATGGCTCATATAGACACTTTAGGAGCAATGGTGAAATCCATAAAAGAAAACGGAAGATTAAAATTAACAAAAATCGGAGGATATCCGTTTTCACATATAGAAAATGAAAATTGTATAGTTTTTACAAGGGATGGAAAAGAATATACAGGAACAATATATAATGTTCATCCTTCTGTACATGTTTACAAGGATACTGGAACAATTGAAAGAAATGAGGACAATATAGAGGTTGTATTAGATCAGAAAGTAAAAAGCAAGGAAGATGTAAAAGAACTTGGGATAATGCCTGGCGATTTTATAGCATTTGATCCAAGGACTATATTGACAAAGACGGGTTTTTTAAAAAGTAGATTTTTAGATGATAAAGCAGGAGCAGGTATATTGTTGACTTTAGCAAAAATAGTAAGAGATTTTGTGATAGAACCAAAAAGAAAGATTTATATTATGTTTACAAGTTATGAAGAGGTAGGACATGGTGCAGCAGCAGGTATTCCAGAAGATGTTAGTGAAATTATTGCCGTTGATATGGGAGCTGTTGGTGGTGATTTAGAATCTGACGTGTATTCGGTTTCAATTTGTGCAAAAGATTCAAGTGGCCCATATGATTATGATATTGTAACAAAATTAATAAAAGCAGCGAAGTTGGCAGATGTAAATTTTACAGTGGATATTTACCCATACTATAGTTCAGATGCTAGTGTTGCAATGTATGCTGGATATAACGTAAAGCATGGACTAATTGGTCCTGGAGTTTATGCTTCTCATGGATACGAGAGAACTCACGTTGATGCAATAGAGGCAACGTTAAAACTACTTCAAAAATATCTTGAACTTGAATAA
- a CDS encoding metal-dependent transcriptional regulator: MEGNLNLTKAERKYLLVVFLTLNSMGWTRLKKVSDYANVKMPSAKQALNSLAQKGLVYYEKRGAITLTEEGKKIALRENKNIQAFKNFLIDFLKIAPEKAHKSCMKIYFDLDDEVAEKFVMFSKFMNECPQEKPLFLKHFDEFLKNNRIVSKCPFMNLEDDKDGD; this comes from the coding sequence TTGGAAGGTAACTTAAATTTAACTAAAGCTGAACGTAAGTACTTGTTAGTTGTCTTTTTAACATTAAATTCAATGGGTTGGACGAGATTAAAAAAGGTTTCTGATTATGCTAATGTAAAAATGCCTTCTGCTAAACAGGCATTGAATTCGTTAGCGCAAAAAGGGCTAGTTTATTATGAAAAAAGAGGAGCAATTACACTGACAGAAGAAGGAAAGAAAATAGCATTAAGGGAAAATAAAAATATACAGGCATTTAAGAATTTTTTGATTGATTTTTTAAAAATTGCTCCTGAGAAAGCTCATAAATCGTGTATGAAAATATACTTCGATTTAGATGATGAAGTAGCAGAAAAGTTTGTAATGTTTTCAAAATTTATGAATGAATGTCCACAAGAAAAACCTCTTTTTTTAAAACATTTTGATGAATTTTTAAAAAATAATAGAATTGTTAGCAAATGCCCTTTCATGAATTTGGAGGATGATAAAGATGGAGATTGA
- a CDS encoding tetratricopeptide repeat protein, whose product MNSNLINFVRKILRDNKFDLAKSIIEVVEREYPFLKFEFSILSGDFESAREIFNLLDYKYKEFYGVSLFEKEVLIEELENAINRVYNSLDESIDFNSIKEEYPEVVELISLELKNAIRKNDKENIQYLKELLKNFDPNTDLKVENNSASQKSLNVLVMGISIIILIFTVISLFNPTIFSLKNSIENLNLKIDTNFERLNTKVFESNNRILDEVSNVGKIAEKGLEEIKTIELENAKNLLLKLSEIEDKLMENKEKPEEKAVELFNSIDPNNIETLRFLWLMGYEYYKQKNYLMSLNLLEFVIDKSLALNFKDLYFLDDAFYYRALIYYEIGDFERAYSLFNDFIERFPKSIYVKHSKYFINRLGGIG is encoded by the coding sequence GTGAATAGTAATTTAATAAATTTTGTCAGAAAAATATTAAGAGATAATAAATTTGATTTAGCAAAAAGTATCATAGAAGTTGTTGAAAGAGAATATCCATTTTTAAAGTTTGAATTTTCCATTCTTTCAGGTGATTTTGAGAGTGCAAGAGAGATTTTTAATTTATTGGATTATAAATATAAGGAATTTTATGGAGTTTCTCTTTTTGAAAAGGAAGTTTTAATTGAAGAGTTAGAAAATGCAATAAATAGAGTATATAATTCTCTTGATGAAAGTATCGATTTTAATTCCATAAAAGAAGAATATCCAGAAGTTGTAGAACTTATTTCTTTAGAATTGAAGAACGCAATAAGAAAAAATGACAAGGAAAATATACAATATTTAAAAGAGTTACTGAAAAATTTTGATCCAAATACGGATTTAAAGGTTGAAAATAATAGTGCTTCCCAAAAAAGTTTGAATGTATTAGTAATGGGAATATCAATCATTATTCTAATTTTTACTGTTATTTCTTTATTTAATCCAACAATTTTTTCGTTAAAGAATTCTATTGAAAATTTAAATTTAAAGATTGATACAAATTTTGAAAGGTTAAATACAAAAGTTTTTGAATCAAATAATAGGATTTTAGATGAAGTTAGTAATGTAGGAAAGATTGCTGAGAAAGGATTAGAGGAAATAAAGACAATAGAATTGGAAAATGCAAAGAATTTGTTGTTGAAACTTTCGGAGATTGAAGATAAGTTAATGGAAAACAAAGAAAAACCTGAAGAAAAAGCGGTTGAACTATTTAATAGTATTGATCCAAATAATATTGAAACTTTAAGATTTTTGTGGTTAATGGGGTATGAGTATTACAAACAAAAAAATTATTTAATGTCACTAAATTTATTGGAATTTGTTATTGATAAATCATTGGCGTTGAATTTTAAAGATCTTTATTTTTTAGATGATGCATTTTATTACAGAGCATTAATTTACTATGAGATAGGAGATTTCGAAAGAGCCTATTCACTTTTTAATGATTTTATAGAAAGATTTCCAAAGAGTATTTATGTTAAACATTCTAAATATTTTATAAATAGATTGGGAGGTATTGGATGA
- a CDS encoding monovalent cation/H(+) antiporter subunit G, giving the protein MIIILGAILMLVGNICALFSKNIFKKLHYLSAGDTGGAILIFIGLMLNNFQISKLFVALMIFLVGMPAVTYFISISLVRREKRR; this is encoded by the coding sequence ATGATAATTATTCTTGGAGCAATTTTGATGCTAGTTGGAAATATATGTGCACTATTTAGTAAAAATATTTTTAAAAAACTTCATTATCTAAGTGCAGGGGATACTGGTGGAGCCATTTTAATTTTTATAGGTTTGATGCTAAATAATTTTCAAATTTCTAAGCTTTTTGTAGCGTTAATGATTTTTTTAGTTGGTATGCCGGCTGTTACGTATTTTATTTCAATTTCATTGGTTAGAAGGGAAAAAAGAAGATGA
- a CDS encoding tetratricopeptide repeat protein yields the protein MKVEMMVKDKTIILTDETPFYIMLRDLFYGGEWHNMKKDFPNFLNDIEVLEFIEKNVTILSEAFYGPVIWSELVSFFNEKGIKPESFEHGTVDGLYELAIEYADKDLLGDAKNILEFAIKIDRSFAPAYEFLGTILIEQGNSEEGIKFLNRAIEVDPWLVQAYSTLGEVYYNKGEYEKAINYWLKEIEYSPNDIFTYFMIADAYTRSKNYEKAIEILNKLIEIDSDNVIAMYELSQIYREIGRNEEADIVEKEILNSKPSDPNGIEIWAKIKMKYGKYDEIVKVMEPIIDDSFESLHLKALLIVPYIKLGKIEKAKKYYEELKENDFWYLFGKKEIFDKYLTNKEKQLCGMS from the coding sequence ATGAAGGTAGAAATGATGGTAAAAGATAAAACTATTATATTAACCGATGAAACACCTTTCTATATAATGTTGAGAGATTTGTTTTATGGTGGGGAATGGCATAATATGAAAAAAGATTTTCCTAATTTTTTAAATGATATTGAAGTATTGGAGTTTATTGAAAAAAATGTGACAATATTAAGCGAAGCCTTTTACGGCCCTGTGATTTGGTCAGAGTTGGTTTCATTTTTTAATGAAAAAGGAATTAAACCTGAAAGTTTTGAACATGGAACAGTTGATGGTTTGTATGAACTTGCTATTGAATATGCGGATAAGGATTTGTTGGGAGATGCGAAAAATATTTTGGAATTTGCTATAAAAATTGATAGGAGTTTTGCACCTGCATATGAGTTTTTGGGTACAATACTAATTGAACAGGGGAATTCAGAAGAAGGTATTAAATTTTTAAATAGGGCTATCGAAGTTGATCCTTGGTTAGTTCAAGCTTATTCTACACTTGGGGAAGTTTATTATAACAAAGGTGAGTATGAAAAGGCAATAAATTATTGGTTGAAAGAAATTGAGTATTCGCCAAATGATATCTTTACTTATTTTATGATAGCTGATGCATATACTCGTTCTAAAAACTATGAGAAAGCAATAGAAATTTTAAATAAATTAATAGAGATTGATAGTGATAATGTAATTGCTATGTATGAACTTTCTCAGATTTATAGAGAAATTGGAAGAAATGAAGAAGCAGATATTGTAGAAAAAGAGATTTTAAACTCAAAACCTAGTGATCCAAATGGTATAGAAATTTGGGCAAAAATAAAAATGAAATACGGAAAATACGATGAAATAGTAAAGGTTATGGAGCCAATTATTGATGATTCTTTTGAATCATTGCATCTTAAAGCATTGTTAATTGTACCTTATATTAAATTAGGAAAGATTGAAAAAGCGAAGAAGTATTATGAAGAATTAAAAGAAAATGATTTTTGGTACTTATTTGGTAAAAAAGAAATTTTTGATAAATACCTTACAAACAAGGAGAAACAATTGTGTGGTATGTCTTAA
- a CDS encoding DUF4911 domain-containing protein — protein sequence MEIDILVKINKDDVHYLSYILESQDNMVNVRKYEGNILRIITLDYFKDDVLSILRGLKNDISFEVIKIEKNCGSAG from the coding sequence ATGGAGATTGATATATTGGTGAAAATAAATAAAGATGATGTTCATTATTTAAGTTATATTTTAGAATCACAAGATAATATGGTTAATGTTAGAAAATATGAAGGGAATATTTTAAGGATAATTACATTAGATTATTTTAAAGACGATGTATTGAGTATTTTGCGAGGCTTAAAAAATGATATTTCATTTGAAGTTATAAAAATTGAAAAAAACTGTGGAAGTGCTGGATGA
- the trmB gene encoding tRNA (guanosine(46)-N7)-methyltransferase TrmB: protein MIYPEFELKPQLFSRYPFDWNKIFGNLNRLHVELGFGNGEYISYCAEKNKDINYVGFELSITSMVKAQRKLKRKNLENVKLILCDAKFGLREFFSDESIDKVIMNFPVPWYKNSQSHRRIIIKEFFEILSVVLKIDGEFELVTDQEWYAKEAYENAQESGKFKVYKIERNPKREFLTRYEKKWLKFNRDIFRLIVKKEKKGSIIRLLGSDDVMPHAISRISEEKIFDIKGKIFKDKDKDKVFVIKNVYKELKNNAYIFKVISSDRDFSQHYFLVLYPKDDGRWVLKLDSESNPYRTPAVKWSVKKIMEVLE from the coding sequence ATGATATACCCCGAGTTTGAATTAAAACCGCAGCTATTTTCAAGGTATCCTTTTGATTGGAACAAGATTTTTGGTAATTTAAATAGGTTGCATGTGGAGTTAGGATTTGGGAATGGTGAATATATATCATATTGTGCAGAAAAAAATAAGGATATTAACTATGTTGGATTTGAACTTTCAATTACTTCAATGGTAAAGGCTCAGAGAAAGTTAAAAAGAAAAAACTTAGAAAACGTAAAGTTAATACTTTGTGATGCCAAATTTGGATTAAGAGAATTTTTTTCGGATGAATCGATAGATAAAGTAATAATGAATTTTCCGGTACCCTGGTACAAAAATTCACAATCACATAGAAGGATAATTATAAAAGAGTTTTTTGAAATTCTATCTGTTGTGTTAAAAATTGATGGTGAATTTGAACTTGTTACAGACCAAGAATGGTACGCAAAAGAAGCTTATGAAAATGCACAAGAGAGTGGAAAATTTAAAGTTTATAAAATAGAACGGAATCCTAAAAGAGAATTTTTAACGAGGTATGAAAAAAAATGGTTGAAATTTAATAGAGATATTTTTAGGTTAATTGTAAAAAAAGAAAAAAAAGGAAGTATTATAAGACTGCTAGGGAGTGATGATGTAATGCCTCATGCAATTAGTAGAATTTCTGAGGAAAAGATTTTTGATATTAAAGGAAAAATTTTCAAAGATAAAGATAAAGATAAAGTATTTGTTATAAAAAATGTGTACAAGGAGTTGAAAAATAATGCGTATATTTTTAAGGTGATTTCAAGTGATAGAGATTTTTCACAGCACTATTTTTTAGTTTTGTACCCAAAGGATGATGGAAGGTGGGTATTAAAACTAGATAGTGAATCTAATCCATACAGAACTCCAGCTGTAAAATGGTCAGTAAAAAAGATAATGGAGGTGCTTGAGTGA
- a CDS encoding Na(+)/H(+) antiporter subunit B has translation MIRIFLSSFAVLVTIMIFFSKNVFNSFLYRTSLSVLMVAIYAVYFAPDVAITEAMLGALLATFIYLLSFKIHSKLRVAIVKIPVIAQKYQDSYIGIVPSIMDDFSKLYNHKIEYLEVEDIEKCKELAQSGEVDLAISFDGDFKILSIPYYNVNGVEMSYFELLELGENSNVHKSSNKILYFTFPDKNSIVYLEFQDFYNQEYINNVLKRYKLGGI, from the coding sequence ATGATACGAATATTTTTATCTAGTTTTGCTGTGCTTGTTACTATAATGATATTTTTTTCAAAGAATGTTTTTAATTCATTTTTATATAGGACTTCTTTAAGTGTCTTAATGGTTGCCATATATGCTGTTTATTTTGCTCCAGACGTGGCTATTACTGAGGCGATGCTTGGAGCACTATTGGCAACTTTTATTTATCTTCTATCTTTTAAGATTCATTCAAAGTTGAGAGTTGCAATAGTAAAAATCCCTGTAATTGCTCAAAAATATCAAGACTCATACATTGGTATTGTCCCGAGCATTATGGATGATTTTTCTAAATTGTACAATCATAAAATTGAATATTTAGAGGTTGAAGATATTGAAAAATGTAAGGAATTAGCACAATCTGGGGAAGTGGATTTAGCAATTTCTTTTGATGGTGATTTTAAAATTTTGAGTATTCCTTATTACAATGTTAATGGAGTAGAAATGAGTTATTTTGAATTACTTGAGTTAGGTGAAAATTCCAATGTTCATAAAAGTTCAAATAAAATACTTTATTTTACTTTTCCTGACAAAAATTCCATTGTTTATTTGGAATTTCAAGATTTTTACAATCAAGAGTATATAAATAATGTTTTAAAAAGATACAAATTGGGAGGGATTTAA